One stretch of Streptomyces sp. MMBL 11-1 DNA includes these proteins:
- the hydA gene encoding dihydropyrimidinase translates to MSRTVIHGGLVITASDEIHADVLVEGGRIVALAAHGTDAAASWSADRRIDAAGKYVIPGGVDGHTHMEMPFGGTYAADTFETGTRAAAWGGTTTIVDFAIQSVGRSLREGLDAWYGKADGNCAIDYAFHMILADVNPSSLKEMDLLVSEGVTSFKLFMAYPGVFYSDDGQILRAMQRASGNGGLIMMHAENGIAIDVLVEQALAEGRTDPRYHGDVRKVALEAEATHRAVQLARVAGSPLYVVHVSADEAVAEIAAARHRGLPVFGETCPQYLFLSTDNLAEPGFEGAKYVCSTPLRPREHQEALWRGLRNNELQVVSTDHCPFCFSGQKEMGRGDFSKIPNGMPGVEHRMDLLHQAVVDGHITRRRWIEIACASPARMFGLYPKKGTIAPGADADIVIYDPAAEQTLSAETHHMNVDYSAYEGKRITGKVETVLSRGELVIEGRKFTGRAGHGMYTPRATCQYLD, encoded by the coding sequence GCGGCCGGATCGTCGCCCTCGCCGCCCACGGAACCGACGCCGCCGCGAGCTGGAGCGCCGACCGGCGGATCGACGCGGCGGGCAAGTACGTCATCCCGGGCGGCGTCGACGGGCACACCCACATGGAGATGCCGTTCGGCGGGACGTACGCCGCCGACACCTTCGAGACCGGCACCCGGGCCGCCGCCTGGGGCGGCACCACCACCATCGTCGACTTCGCGATCCAGAGCGTGGGCCGCTCCCTGCGCGAGGGGCTCGACGCCTGGTACGGGAAGGCCGACGGCAACTGCGCCATCGATTACGCCTTCCACATGATCCTCGCGGACGTGAACCCCTCCTCGCTCAAGGAGATGGACCTCCTCGTCTCCGAAGGGGTCACCTCCTTCAAACTGTTCATGGCCTACCCCGGCGTCTTCTACAGCGACGACGGCCAGATCCTGCGCGCCATGCAACGGGCCTCCGGCAACGGCGGGTTGATCATGATGCACGCGGAGAACGGCATCGCCATCGACGTCCTGGTCGAGCAGGCGCTCGCCGAGGGCCGCACCGACCCCCGCTACCACGGGGACGTACGCAAGGTCGCCCTGGAGGCCGAGGCCACCCACCGCGCCGTCCAGCTCGCCCGGGTCGCCGGATCCCCCCTCTACGTCGTCCACGTCTCCGCCGACGAGGCCGTGGCGGAGATCGCCGCCGCCCGCCACCGGGGCCTCCCCGTCTTCGGCGAGACCTGCCCGCAGTACCTGTTCCTGTCCACCGACAACCTCGCCGAGCCCGGATTCGAGGGCGCCAAGTACGTCTGCTCCACCCCGCTGCGTCCCAGGGAACACCAGGAAGCCCTGTGGCGGGGCCTGCGGAACAACGAACTCCAGGTCGTCTCCACCGACCACTGCCCCTTCTGCTTCTCGGGTCAGAAGGAGATGGGCCGCGGCGACTTCTCCAAGATCCCCAACGGCATGCCGGGCGTCGAACACCGCATGGACCTGCTGCACCAGGCCGTCGTGGACGGGCACATCACCCGCCGCCGCTGGATCGAGATCGCCTGCGCGTCCCCGGCCCGGATGTTCGGCCTCTACCCGAAGAAGGGGACCATCGCCCCGGGCGCCGACGCCGACATCGTCATCTACGACCCGGCCGCCGAGCAGACCCTCTCCGCCGAGACCCACCACATGAACGTCGACTACTCGGCGTACGAGGGCAAACGCATCACCGGAAAGGTCGAGACCGTGCTGTCGCGCGGCGAACTCGTCATCGAAGGACGGAAGTTCACCGGCCGTGCCGGACACGGCATGTACACCCCCCGCGCCACCTGTCAGTACCTGGACTAA
- a CDS encoding TIGR03842 family LLM class F420-dependent oxidoreductase codes for MDFGLVLQTDPPASAVVGLMRRAERNGFRYGWTFDSAVLWQEPFVIYSRILEHTDRMTVGPMVTNPGTRTWEVTASTFATLNDMYGNRTVCGIGRGDSAMRVAGRRPNTLARLGEAIDVIRDLAEGREATVDGRPVRIPWVKDGRLPVWMAAYGPKALALAGQKADGFILQLADPFLTEWMIKAVRDAASDAGRDPDSVTICVAAPAYVGDDLDHAREQCRWFGGMVGNHVADLVARYGEHSGLVPDELTDYIAGRSGYDYSHHGRTGNPDTTFVPDGIVDRFCLLGPAEAHIEKLRALRDMGVDQFALYDMHDAREATIDAYGAEIIPALS; via the coding sequence ATGGACTTCGGACTCGTCCTCCAGACCGACCCGCCCGCCTCCGCCGTCGTCGGCCTGATGCGCCGCGCCGAACGCAACGGCTTCCGCTACGGCTGGACCTTCGACTCGGCGGTGCTCTGGCAGGAGCCGTTCGTCATCTACAGCCGCATCCTGGAGCACACCGACCGGATGACCGTGGGCCCGATGGTCACCAACCCGGGCACCCGCACCTGGGAGGTCACCGCCTCCACCTTCGCCACCCTCAACGACATGTACGGCAACCGCACCGTCTGCGGCATCGGGCGCGGCGACTCCGCGATGCGCGTCGCGGGCCGCCGGCCCAACACGCTGGCCCGCCTCGGCGAAGCCATCGACGTGATCCGGGACCTCGCGGAGGGCCGGGAGGCGACGGTCGACGGGCGGCCGGTGCGGATCCCGTGGGTGAAGGACGGGCGGCTGCCGGTGTGGATGGCGGCGTACGGGCCCAAGGCCCTGGCCCTGGCCGGGCAGAAGGCCGACGGCTTCATCCTCCAGCTCGCCGATCCCTTCCTCACCGAGTGGATGATCAAGGCGGTACGGGACGCGGCCTCCGACGCCGGGCGGGACCCGGACTCCGTCACCATCTGCGTCGCCGCCCCCGCCTACGTCGGCGACGACCTCGACCACGCCCGGGAGCAGTGCCGCTGGTTCGGCGGGATGGTCGGCAACCACGTGGCGGACCTGGTCGCCCGCTACGGCGAGCACTCCGGCCTGGTCCCCGATGAGCTCACCGACTACATCGCCGGACGCTCCGGCTACGACTACAGCCACCACGGGCGCACCGGCAACCCGGACACCACCTTCGTCCCGGACGGGATCGTCGACCGGTTCTGTCTGCTGGGTCCCGCCGAGGCGCACATCGAGAAGCTGCGGGCGCTGCGGGACATGGGTGTCGACCAGTTCGCGCTGTACGACATGCACGACGCCCGGGAGGCGACCATCGACGCCTACGGAGCCGAGATCATCCCGGCCCTGAGCTGA
- a CDS encoding YciI family protein: MAQYLLLVYEDEPMTSALPSEEEAALVGRFQDFMRRNGASVERGQRLHPTSTATSVRRDAEGGVRISDGAFVESKEVVAGYFLIEAENLAEALRLAEEVPVPNGGIEVRPIRSVPGA, from the coding sequence GTGGCGCAGTACTTGTTGTTGGTGTACGAGGACGAGCCCATGACGAGTGCGCTGCCCTCGGAGGAGGAAGCGGCGCTCGTGGGCCGGTTCCAGGACTTCATGCGGCGCAACGGGGCGAGCGTGGAGCGGGGTCAGCGGCTCCACCCGACCTCCACGGCCACCTCGGTGCGGCGGGACGCCGAAGGCGGCGTCCGGATCAGTGACGGGGCGTTCGTCGAGTCCAAGGAAGTCGTCGCCGGGTACTTCCTGATCGAGGCGGAGAACCTCGCCGAGGCGCTCAGGCTGGCCGAGGAGGTTCCCGTGCCCAACGGCGGGATCGAGGTCAGGCCGATCCGTTCCGTGCCGGGCGCCTGA
- a CDS encoding RNA polymerase sigma factor: MDATVADAVARAHSRQWGFVLAATVRVARDLDLAEECVQEAYAQALRQWPQEGVPKRPEAWLTTVARRRAVDALRRLDTLRGKLPLLAGDDTAPPADQDLVDRDIPDDRLRLIFTCCHPSLDADTRVGLTLRLVCGLSTAEVGRALLVSEPTMAARITRGKKKIKTAGIPYREPSPEELPARLDAVLDVVHLVFSTGHTAPSGERLQRRDLIERALHLARVLHQLLPAQSGAAGLLALVLLTDARRRARTRPDGSLALLSEQDRTLWNAEEIQEGLRLAASALRHRPPTRYALMAATAAVHARAPSWEATDWPRIVDLYDDLLRIWPSPVVALNRAIAVGQAYGPEAGLRCLAQLSAEPKLTDYQYFAAARADFLRRLHRFDEARAAYREALARTTNAVEREFLRSRIDELGALP; encoded by the coding sequence ATGGATGCGACCGTCGCGGACGCCGTCGCCAGGGCACACAGCAGGCAGTGGGGTTTCGTGCTCGCGGCCACCGTGCGCGTCGCCCGGGATCTCGACCTCGCCGAGGAGTGCGTCCAGGAGGCCTATGCCCAGGCGTTGCGGCAGTGGCCGCAGGAAGGGGTGCCGAAACGGCCCGAGGCATGGCTGACCACGGTCGCCCGGCGCCGTGCCGTGGACGCCCTGCGCCGCCTCGACACCTTGCGCGGCAAACTGCCGCTGCTGGCCGGTGACGACACCGCTCCGCCCGCGGACCAGGACCTCGTCGACCGCGATATTCCGGACGACCGGCTGCGGCTGATCTTCACCTGCTGCCACCCCTCGTTGGATGCCGACACCCGGGTCGGTCTCACCCTGCGGCTGGTGTGCGGTCTGTCCACCGCCGAGGTCGGCCGGGCGCTGCTCGTCTCGGAGCCGACGATGGCGGCCCGTATCACCCGTGGCAAGAAGAAGATCAAGACCGCCGGAATCCCCTACAGGGAACCGTCGCCCGAGGAGCTTCCCGCTCGGCTCGACGCCGTGCTGGACGTCGTGCACCTCGTCTTCAGCACCGGGCACACCGCGCCTTCCGGGGAGCGACTGCAGCGACGTGACCTGATCGAGCGGGCGCTGCATCTCGCGCGCGTACTGCACCAGTTGCTGCCCGCCCAGTCCGGCGCGGCGGGGCTGCTCGCGCTCGTTCTCCTCACCGACGCGCGCCGCCGCGCCCGCACCCGTCCCGACGGTTCGCTGGCGCTGCTCTCCGAGCAGGACCGGACGCTCTGGAACGCCGAGGAGATCCAGGAGGGGCTGCGGCTGGCCGCGTCCGCCCTGCGGCACCGGCCGCCGACCCGGTACGCGCTGATGGCGGCGACCGCCGCCGTGCACGCGCGGGCTCCGAGCTGGGAGGCCACCGACTGGCCCCGCATCGTCGACCTCTACGACGACCTGCTGCGGATCTGGCCGTCACCGGTGGTGGCGTTGAACCGCGCCATCGCCGTCGGACAGGCGTACGGCCCGGAGGCCGGCCTGCGGTGTCTGGCGCAGCTCTCCGCCGAACCCAAGCTGACCGACTACCAGTACTTCGCCGCTGCCCGGGCGGACTTCCTGCGTCGGCTGCACCGCTTCGACGAGGCACGGGCCGCCTATCGGGAGGCGCTCGCGAGGACCACGAACGCGGTGGAGCGGGAGTTCCTCCGGTCGCGCATCGATGAACTGGGTGCTCTCCCGTAA